A region from the Maniola jurtina chromosome 20, ilManJurt1.1, whole genome shotgun sequence genome encodes:
- the LOC123876020 gene encoding vesicle transport protein USE1 isoform X1, with the protein MAVDQAKMSNVTVPKKSRLEMNVRQLLNKCELIAKEEPIDTHCRLKQYVESLNDMITELKTGPDKPAKDVLAEYIKRAAFLKGLIQTATLNSPIEKLEAVQLLSHGAATNSADGSAQEIHQKTVAKYGLELRSELFGLEDSDDALRQRNIIKAANFTSNSTSQEDIDSLLKYHQNMQEKVAENMVMLTKSLKEQSQIASTIIKADTEALKKSSDLTDRNLISLKVESDRLQEHSRGAWKCWLWLMLAVVVAIFINMVLFMKVTKKRKYDT; encoded by the exons ATGGCTGTAGATCAAGCTAAAATGAGCAATGTAACAGTTCCAAAGAAATCTAGACTGGAAATGAATGTACGgcaacttttaaataaatgcgAATTGATTGCAAAAGAGGAACCTATAGACACGCATTGCAGATTGAAACAATACGTGGAATCTCTGAATGATATGATAACTGAACTTAAAACGGGTCCTGA CAAGCCAGCTAAAGATGTTTTAGCAGAGTATATTAAAAGAGCAGCTTTCTTAAAAGGATTGATTCAAACGGCTACCCTCAATAGTCCTATAGAAAAG cTTGAAGCTGTACAATTATTATCACATGGTGCTGCCACAAACTCAGCAGATGGCTCCGCTCAGGAGATACACCAGAAGACTGTGGCAAAGTATGGACTGGAACTGCGATCAGAATTATTTGGCTTAG AAGACAGTGATGATGCACTCAGGCAGCGCAACATCATCAAAGCAGCTAATTTCACCAGCAACAGCACCAGTCAGGAAGATATTGATTCTTTACTCAAGTACCATCAGAACATGCAAGAGAAAGTTGCGGAAAACATGGTCATGCTCACTAAGAGTTTGAAGGAGCAATCACAGATCGCAAGCACTATTATAAAGGCTGATACTGAG GCACTGAAAAAATCATCAGATCTGACAGATAGGAATCTCATCTCATTAAAAGTGGAGTCAGACAGGCTGCAGGAACACAGCCGCGGCGCGTGGAAGTGTTGGCTTTGGCTCATGCTAGCTGTAGTCGTGGccatatttatta
- the LOC123876021 gene encoding proteasome subunit alpha type-4 isoform X2, with protein sequence MKPIEHSVLFFQYQLFLVESILTLHRHNSWSFQLSKDSKRVIHGCLQLVGALFVIAGTFLALTEVNMVIDTAHGICGVIALSFTIISFISGVIALFSSKVRLLIKSGPVKIFHIAVGMFAVSMGLITMIMGFNMEYFAATQGGLSTALMSFARRYDTRTTIFSPEGRLYQVEYAMEAISHAGTSLGILATDGILLAAERRNTNKLLDEVFFSEKIYKLNDDMVCSVAGITSDANVLTNELRLIAQRYLLQYGESIPCEQLVSWLCDVKQAYTQYGGKRPFGVSILYMGWDKHYGYQLYQSDPSGNYGGWKATCIGNNSAAAVSSLKQEYKENETTLAEAQALAIKVLSKTLDMTKLTPEKVEMATLTRKDNKTIIRVLASSEVEKLIATFEKSEAEAEAAKKQATKS encoded by the exons TTTCAGTATCAGCTATTTCTAGTAGAATCAATATTGACTCTGCATAGACATAACTCTTGGTCGTTCCAACTCAGCAAAGATAGCAAACGAGTGATACATGGCTGCCTTCAGCTAGTCGGAGCTCTGTTTGTCATCGCAGGTACTTTTCTTGCATTGACAGAAGTGAACATGGTGATCGATACGGCCCATGGAATTTGTG GTGTGATCGCGTTGAGTTTCACCATCATAAGTTTCATATCCGGGGTCATAGCATTATTCTCTTCAAAAGTACGCTTACTGATCAAGAGTGGGCCTGTAAAAATTTTCCACATAGCCGTCGGTATGTTTGCGGTTTCTATGGGTCTTATCACTATGATAATGGGATTTAATATGGAATATTTTGCCGCAACACAGGGAGGGCTTTCAACAGCACTTATGTCTTTT GCTCGGCGTTATGATACTAGAACAACAATCTTCTCACCTGAAG GAAGATTATATCAGGTTGAATATGCTATGGAAGCTATCAGTCACGCTGGCACATCGCTTGGCATTCTTGCAACTGACGGCATCTTGCTGGCAGCGGAACGTAGAAACACCAACAAACTCCTTGATGAAGTGTTCTTCTCTGAAAAGATATACAAGTTAAATGATGATATGGTGTGCTCTGTGGCTGGGATCACATCTGATGCCAATGTGTTGACTAATGAGCTGCGGTTGATTGCTCAGAGGTATTTGCTGCAATACGGAGAGTCCATACCTTGTGAACAACTTGTGTCCTGGCTCTGTGATGTTAAACAGGCTTATACACAGTATGGAG GTAAGAGGCCCTTTGGAGTGTCCATTCTATACATGGGCTGGGATAAACACTATGGCTATCAACTGTACCAGTCTGATCCCAGTGGCAACTATGGTGGTTGGAAAGCCACTTGCATAGGAAATAATAGTGCG gcTGCAGTATCAAGTCTGAAACAGGAATACAAAGAAAATGAGACAACATTGGCTGAAGCACAGGCTTTGGCCATCAAGGTTCTCAGCAAGACTTTAGATATGACCAAACTCACTCCAGAGAAAG TGGAAATGGCTACTCTCACACGTAAAGACAATAAAACTATCATCAGAGTACTTGCAAGCAGTGAAGTTGAAAAATTGATTGCAACCTTCGAGAAGAGTGAAGCTGAGGCAGAGGCTGCCAAGAAACAGGCAACCAAATCGTAA
- the LOC123876021 gene encoding proteasome subunit alpha type-4 isoform X1, which yields MARRYDTRTTIFSPEGRLYQVEYAMEAISHAGTSLGILATDGILLAAERRNTNKLLDEVFFSEKIYKLNDDMVCSVAGITSDANVLTNELRLIAQRYLLQYGESIPCEQLVSWLCDVKQAYTQYGGKRPFGVSILYMGWDKHYGYQLYQSDPSGNYGGWKATCIGNNSAAAVSSLKQEYKENETTLAEAQALAIKVLSKTLDMTKLTPEKVEMATLTRKDNKTIIRVLASSEVEKLIATFEKSEAEAEAAKKQATKS from the exons ATG GCTCGGCGTTATGATACTAGAACAACAATCTTCTCACCTGAAG GAAGATTATATCAGGTTGAATATGCTATGGAAGCTATCAGTCACGCTGGCACATCGCTTGGCATTCTTGCAACTGACGGCATCTTGCTGGCAGCGGAACGTAGAAACACCAACAAACTCCTTGATGAAGTGTTCTTCTCTGAAAAGATATACAAGTTAAATGATGATATGGTGTGCTCTGTGGCTGGGATCACATCTGATGCCAATGTGTTGACTAATGAGCTGCGGTTGATTGCTCAGAGGTATTTGCTGCAATACGGAGAGTCCATACCTTGTGAACAACTTGTGTCCTGGCTCTGTGATGTTAAACAGGCTTATACACAGTATGGAG GTAAGAGGCCCTTTGGAGTGTCCATTCTATACATGGGCTGGGATAAACACTATGGCTATCAACTGTACCAGTCTGATCCCAGTGGCAACTATGGTGGTTGGAAAGCCACTTGCATAGGAAATAATAGTGCG gcTGCAGTATCAAGTCTGAAACAGGAATACAAAGAAAATGAGACAACATTGGCTGAAGCACAGGCTTTGGCCATCAAGGTTCTCAGCAAGACTTTAGATATGACCAAACTCACTCCAGAGAAAG TGGAAATGGCTACTCTCACACGTAAAGACAATAAAACTATCATCAGAGTACTTGCAAGCAGTGAAGTTGAAAAATTGATTGCAACCTTCGAGAAGAGTGAAGCTGAGGCAGAGGCTGCCAAGAAACAGGCAACCAAATCGTAA
- the LOC123876020 gene encoding vesicle transport protein USE1 isoform X2, with product MAVDQAKMSNVTVPKKSRLEMNVRQLLNKCELIAKEEPIDTHCRLKQYVESLNDMITELKTGPDKPAKDVLAEYIKRAAFLKGLIQTATLNSPIEKLEAVQLLSHGAATNSADGSAQEIHQKTVAKYGLELRSELFGLDSDDALRQRNIIKAANFTSNSTSQEDIDSLLKYHQNMQEKVAENMVMLTKSLKEQSQIASTIIKADTEALKKSSDLTDRNLISLKVESDRLQEHSRGAWKCWLWLMLAVVVAIFINMVLFMKVTKKRKYDT from the exons ATGGCTGTAGATCAAGCTAAAATGAGCAATGTAACAGTTCCAAAGAAATCTAGACTGGAAATGAATGTACGgcaacttttaaataaatgcgAATTGATTGCAAAAGAGGAACCTATAGACACGCATTGCAGATTGAAACAATACGTGGAATCTCTGAATGATATGATAACTGAACTTAAAACGGGTCCTGA CAAGCCAGCTAAAGATGTTTTAGCAGAGTATATTAAAAGAGCAGCTTTCTTAAAAGGATTGATTCAAACGGCTACCCTCAATAGTCCTATAGAAAAG cTTGAAGCTGTACAATTATTATCACATGGTGCTGCCACAAACTCAGCAGATGGCTCCGCTCAGGAGATACACCAGAAGACTGTGGCAAAGTATGGACTGGAACTGCGATCAGAATTATTTGGCTTAG ACAGTGATGATGCACTCAGGCAGCGCAACATCATCAAAGCAGCTAATTTCACCAGCAACAGCACCAGTCAGGAAGATATTGATTCTTTACTCAAGTACCATCAGAACATGCAAGAGAAAGTTGCGGAAAACATGGTCATGCTCACTAAGAGTTTGAAGGAGCAATCACAGATCGCAAGCACTATTATAAAGGCTGATACTGAG GCACTGAAAAAATCATCAGATCTGACAGATAGGAATCTCATCTCATTAAAAGTGGAGTCAGACAGGCTGCAGGAACACAGCCGCGGCGCGTGGAAGTGTTGGCTTTGGCTCATGCTAGCTGTAGTCGTGGccatatttatta